A window of Salvia splendens isolate huo1 chromosome 8, SspV2, whole genome shotgun sequence genomic DNA:
ACTACAGAGACATCTCTGCTAACTTGATTACCATGAAAAGATTGATGAAAAGATCCGTAATATGCTCTTATCAGATACAATCATTTCTTCTTGTCAGACATCCTCAATACATAGGCGATCTTAACTATACTCAGTTGTTTGGATAGTCAGTATTTCATACATAGACGCCTATGGTCCTTGGAACCCTCTTTACAATACTAACTTAACAATGGTCCTATTTGATTACAATGATCCCATTTTTAATAACATATCATTGCAGCTAATTACTGGCTAAGTGATACAATAAGAAGATCCAATTATAGATTTTTGAACCTGAATTGCTTGATTTGCATCTTCAGGAGCTTTTTTTTGCCCATGGCGAACACGAGCTTCCATGTCTTGCAGCTCTTGATTCAGGGAAGCACATTCAACCTAGTACCACATGTAaaagtaacaaaaatatttactCAGTAATTTGATTCACTTCCTTCTTTCGCTTCAACCGGGCAGAAAAAGGGCAAGAACAAGCATAGAAGCAAAATGTCCATACAtatgaagagaaagtaaagccATTACCTCAAGAAGAGCTACCTTCTGCTCAAGGTCTGCTGCTTTTGAAGCCCTATCATCAGCTGCTCTCTGATGAATAAATAGGTACACATGCAAAAGGTTTTTCTTGTTAGTTGTTACCAATATAAATTTTACACATACTCAGAACCTATTTTCCAGCACATTTGTACAATGGAGATGCTGTTGATTATTGTCTAGATTTAATATACTACATTAGTCTACCAAGTTACATCACAACCCCCTCCTGttactaaaaaatgaaatagataaaaagaaaagaaagatggGGCAATAGATTTATAGAGATGATATTTACAAGGAATATCATGTGTTGCAGTACCTGAGTTTTGACTAATGCTGTAGATGCCTCAATTGCTCTCTGTTCTAATTCTCCTTCCCTTTCTCTAGCTGCCTATTAGTAAAGAGGTTCAGCATGAAATCAGCTCTAGAATGTTTGATATATTATTAAGGAACtacaacagcagcagcagcaataataacaacaacaaaTGGACACATATGTACAAGAGAAATTTAGAAATATACCATCTTTGTGGCATTATGTGCAAAACGTTCCTCCTCAGCTCTCCTCTCAGCAGCAGACAGTTCCTCTCTTAGGGCCTGAAACAGACAGCTTACACTGAACTAAGATCCACCAACCATGGTCCAGAAAACTGGGAGGAAGAGAGAAACTTACTTGCATCATCCTTGTTTCTGTTAATTCTCTAGTCCTCATCGTAGATTCCATACTTTCCTGGCACATAATGAAGGAAATAACATAAGAAAGAGACTACATGCTAGGCAATACATGAAAATAATACATCATCCACATGATAAAGCAGCATTGCTCATGCGTCCACTAAATACATGATAACATGAAGTAGCAGGAAGAAGAATCATGAGAACAGATATATTGATATCTGGATGGGATTTTCTCAACTTAGGTATTTGATTTATGTTTCCCATGAGTCCTTAAATATTGGCAGTATCCAATATCCATTGACAAGAAGAGTCCCAAAATTATGAGGGATATAGCACTCAGATTTATGTGAAATTTGGAGGCTATACTACAATGGTGCACAACTGCAACAAGTTTCTACCTCCCTCCCTTATCCTTTATATTATTTTCACCTTTTGGGTTCAGGTACATTGCTTCTTCTCTCGGCACAAAAATGATAATGTACAATCATAGTAAGCATTTTAAGATATTAGTTAACCTGAAGTGATGTCAAGTTTCCTTCAGCCAAAGCAGATTTCTTCTTCAGCGCATCAACAGAACTGACAAGTGCCTCAATTTCAGCATTCTTGGCAGATAATGCCTCTACCATATTTGCCTCCGCTCTGCTCACCTCTCCTTTAGATGTAGATAGATCTTTCTGAAGCTGCTTTATATGAGCCTCATATGATTTTGTCAGTTCCCTCTGTTTTATTTATGCACAACCACATAGAATGTTACATTCTTTTCAAGGCTATATTAGAAAATGAATGGTTAACTTTTTAGTTATTTCAAGTAGGATTTCATTGTTCACCTCTGCTGTGAGAAGCTCTTCCAACTGAGCATTCTCAGATTTGTACTCTTGCAGGCGTGATGAAAGTCCAGCACAAACCTAACCATGACAACGTTAAGCAAAATTCAATATGTATGATGTGATGACAAGCATTTTCTGACTGCTAAACAACACCATTATGTACTATACATGTTACAGACCAATATGATGAATGATTACCTCATCTAAAAAGTTAAAGTAGTATAGAAAAGCTTCACTAGCATTTAATTAATTCGCTCAACATGCTCCCTTATATGTAGACAGGTCACCTTCTGTACTGTACAGGCTGCTAGTACTACCTGCGTCCCCAGTTAGTTGAGACATTTCTTCGGCACGGggtttaagaaattgattttaAAGGTTAAAcatgagagagaaaaagagaggaaagtaggagagagaaaaaagtttttgccaaaaaagggaTATGACTTAACTACCTTGGAACGGCCCGAAAAGAAATACGACTCGACTATcttaggatggagggagtaactaATAGTTTTACCAATGTCATATTCATGAATTCATCATGGCTTGCTAGACTTTTAAAGTCATATACCAAGCAGAGGAAAAGAATTAGCTTAAAATATATCGTAGTAAGCAAATATTCCAATTTTGGAAGGAAGATACTAGAAACTACTACAAGCAAGAACATCAAAATATAGGATTGGCATGTTAAAAATGTTAATGCTTCAAACAACGATATATCTACTTATCCATGTAAAACATTTATTTGCTTACCCGAGCTAGCCTAGCTTCCTTTGACTGCCCTGTTGAAATTGCACTTTTAAGTAGTCCTTGAGCCTGTTGAACTAAACTATTAGTCTATACAAAAGCTTCCCTTACCATTTACATGATCACAATCAAGAAATGGGACCGAAACAAGTTCCTTGTCATTTATAATTTCACCACATACCTCTTCTATTTGTTCTTGTACTTTAACTGGTGATTCAACAGTTTCTTGCTCTTGATGCTGCTTGTGCTTGAAATCAGGTTCATTTGTCAAATCCACATCCTTGGATAGGGTATCAGCCTTAATTGGTGCATCTTCATGTAGAGTTTGAGATCCAGAAAGTTCAATATTCTTTGAAGAACCCAATTCTTCAGATTTCAATTTTCGATTGAAATCAGAGAAAGGATTGCCATCCGCTACATGAGCATCTATAGGGTCATTCAGTGGATTTCCAACAGGGTTAACTACAAATTCTTCCATCATGGACTCACCATTCAAATTTAAAGCTCTAGATTCTATATCAGTAGATTTTTTTGTATCATCATGATCACCACTACCTGATGTGGCCTCATTACTAGATATTGTTTCAAGCACAGGAGTCTCAGTTATTGAACCATCATTATGAGCTTTGGAATGCTCATCAATGTCAACTCTACAAGTAGGAACACCTGGATTACTCTCACTATTTTCAATCAAAGGAGAGGGGATATTTTCATCAGGTTCTGCTGGTGATTGTGATGTTTCAGGTATAGTTTGCTCTCTTTCATTATCAACGGCAGAAGGAGCTTCATTAGATACAAGTTTCTTCTGCAGTTTTAAGAAAATTTTGTTACAAAACTCCAAGATCTTTAGACTGTCCACATGTATAATAGTTGCACACTGAACTAATGACACACATGCAAAAAGTTATACCTTTGCTCTTGCTCTGGCCTTCTTTGCTTGAGATCCTCGCCCATTAGAACCTTTAGAGAAAAAAGGAGGTAAGTCACAAAAAAGGAGCAGGACTATCGAAGTGTTTTTTCACAATGATCCATCAATTAAGTCACTAATTACAATTTACAGGGGATGAAAATCAACATATACTGTCATACCTTTGGCAGCAACAGGAAGTTCATCTGGCTTCTCTCCAACTGCTAGCTTTGCCTTTCGGTCCACTACTTCAAATAAATCTGGCAAACAAGAAGTACGAGTTACAAGAATGTGCAGAAAATATAGATTCCTGTCTAGCAGAACTAGACTATTCCTACAATATTAATCTCAAAAGCTTAAAATAGGAGACAACCACATCAATTCCAACAGAAGCTAAAATCTGATCATGGCATACATATATACCCAATGCGCAACTTTTCTTCCAAAACATTATTGATTGAGAGCAGCTAAGATAGATCAATTCAAGTTTATAAAAGTTCAACAGAATATTGGAGTTTAACTCAGATTTACGAGAAATGCACAACGTAGATCAAACCACGATTCCAGCAATGACGCAAATCAACGATACGAATAAATGTGCATCAAACTTGGATATCGGTTAGGAAAACAAAATCGTACCTTCAGCCGCTTTCAGCCACGAAGCCATCGAACGACCGATTACTCAACAAAGACGCCCTACACTAACCGAAACATCAAACCGAGCTAATTCAAAGGGAACGGGATAGCTCTTACGGTGGATTTCGCAATCAAATTTTAGGAgatcaataaaataatacagGCGTCGGATATTAAATGGGATCTCAGTTGTCTTTCTATGCGGCGCAACGGCGTGAGTGATTCTGGATTCGCGGGAATCGAAATCTAGGGACAGACGTCGAATTGTGATGGATTAGCCGACTAGATGAAAACGATGAGTGCAGCAGATTTCTGATTTCTCGTCTGCATTGTGTTCGCCCTTTCcttgaaaaaaatagagagccTCTGTGTTACAATTTGATTTTAGTTTATTCCCAGACGCAACTAAAGTTCGGTTTCAGATACAGCTCCACTAATTTGATTAATTGTTATAATTATAGTAGATGTAGTTTATTCTTCAATTAAAGATACATGTATGAATATACAGTAGGTGTCCTTGCGTTACTACTCCTATTTTTATGAGTTTATCTAACAAATTGTTAGGTTGGTTGTCATCTCCTAAGCTTTTAGTCAATTGTCTTAATAATAAGTTAATGAACATGGAATGCTTATATACTACTCCTCCCCTTATTTGGGGTtggttttctctttttttttttaaataaataaataaaagggcAAGGTCCGTTTACAAACTAACGAACATAATAACCACCTAATCTATCATGCATCAACCAAATACTGAGGCCCAAAGAACGGGACTCTAAAACATGGACACTCAAGTTGTAAGCGTAATGTGACAGGAAGTTAGCATCGGAATTTCCTGTGCATGTGACGGAGCACCACTAAGTCAAACTCATGTAACAAACTCTGCACTTTCCATATGataaatatgtaattgatgGTCACTTCAGAGTTTTATACAATCATGAAGGGgaatggatcccctgctgtggaggGGTGCACAGCAAGAGATGTTGCTCCTCACACcccattattttattaattaaattaaattttaaaaaaatttataaaatattgggGTGTGAGGAGCAGCATTCCCTGCTGTGCACCcctccacagcaggggatccattcCCATCATGAAGACACCAACTAAACTATCAATCTCCACATCTAACTTTCGAATATCCATATTCTTTGCCAACTATAACCCATGAAATAAGCACCAAATTTCAATAGATTATGTGCAAACAAAATTTATAAGTAAAATGGTTGTGACAATATTAGGGTTGGGCGAAACTAGAAGAGGAGAGAGTATTTcatttttagagcatccgcagcggtcgGACACGGCGTCCGtctgtccgtgccagcggcgcggcggaacgctgctcgccgctgcgctcttgccgtgccagcacgtccgtgccagcgagcaacTAACGTGGCGGctcctgattggccaacgacaatGTCGTTGgcaaattcaatatttttttaaaaaaaactgattaaaaataaaaaatatatattttcccacttcccaaaaaattatatccattttctcccacttttaatttatttttcaaattttccctaaaaatacacatttttatctataaatacccttacttccacacaaaaaatttcacaccacactacacaattctcatctaaattctctcatttccattcttacaattctcaatctttctttcactcttacaacaaaaaaatgtccagctctggcgatcacccctccggctcccacggttggaaccccgaatggtttggttcacaaccatttcctagtccggaaatagAATTTTCTGCCCCtgctcaaacccaaagttcacaagctccgggtggctaccggccttacccggtcgacgaccaagatgcccccgatgggcaatacgggtgggcacccgaaccacccgtacctagagcgggagggagcggcgactctcaaactcctcctcttcttACTCGTGGTGTCTGCACCCCGTACACTGCGGGGGAGATGaagcaattattcaaagcgtttttgtctatctccgaagatcaggtgattggcacgaaccaatccggggaccatttttggtggcgcatctgtcgccggtataATGAAAAtcggccggctggaacaatcgagcgcaacgaaaGTATGGTGtgcaatgccatatacagagccaacgaagaaatccaaaagttccagggggtATTACCTCCATGAAGAGCgatcggcggggagcggcagaagcgaggtcgacatcatcagtgccgcgttggcgacctaccaatcccaacactacaaccgttcaagtacctcagtgTTTGGCAGGAGGtacgtgtgcatccgaagtataggggaggcgtatcatcctcctctagctcctccggaaaacggtcaaggtcggtatccctatccgacgccgacTCCAATGAGGTGTccagccaactcgccggagctaacttgggtagccccggcgccggcccgagtagttcccaacgccggccgcaaggaagtaAGAAGTCGACGACCAACCGCCATCCGCCCCCgatcccgctcccgctccctttctgccacctcaaccccccaccaactcgttgtggggggttttgtCCCAACttaatttggccgataggtcaactatgacccccaagCAACTTCGATAGCACGTGGCAATGATATAGGGTCTCCAaagtgttagggttttgtatgctagaaatcacctttcgagtgattgcatactgtaaaactctaatggttattttccaataaatacaacagattatttttgtcataatgttgttatgttttacatttaatggttgtttattgcatatttaaatatataagcaagcgtaacaaagtctaagtctttgttttagtagaccggttgtgggcgtcgtccaatttaagataacacggtcagttctaaacaaagaaaaataagaatttcacaacctagacaggcctagactacctatcgcgaaaggttgcaatgtcagtccgattatttctaagccttattgaaataagatgacgttggtgtggtataacactaaatggatctaatagcaagacgagtctttatgctatctactgaaagacgaggtcttgataattaatttcttaatcaatgtacgttagcattgagcatacgatattgagtactcactactttgacttaccaaaggtgcgggtttttcataacccaacgatccaggtatattgggtagtggtgatcattatctagaggtgctaggattgctattatgttgaaacgtgcgcggggagagtctcgtttgataacatccacaagaggagctcgaaacaagtttttattcggaacctagctagttggagtttaattactctatgaataataaataagagtttcttgctaagtccattcttgtaattcgaaatatgttaattaattaagtctatagcagacattaattaattaatggatgtttctatcttaagcgcgggaaataaatcaaatgcaattaaagaaaacccggaatacttgtaatttcggatttggaaggcagtgcaatattacttctgtagtggctgctcgtaatattccaatataagcttatactaaattgtgggttcaatttaattagtaaaaagctaattgggtgaggcatgttccaaattcttccttagatccctgactgggcccaatgtgtgacttaatataaataggagaataaaggagacagaaataacttttttttgaatacacaaaattttcgtccccctctagaaagagagagctcgaaatttgtgcttcatccgtgagcagtttctatcttccattattcgagtcgtAGTACGTTgatgagatttgcccacacacatatcagcgtatagtccgggacaccagtcagaagatccgaggtcttgtattgaagatcttcacgtggagacggagcaagccatcatcgattcttaattgaatctacgaggtaaattggctaattctgtagtaagcatgttttagggattttatgtcctaaagcatgtttttaattcaagttatgagcatgatacatgtgataattacgcgaatagaatttgtctaaataatctgctaaatagatcaaattcatatgATAGGTAaattcatgcacgcttccgctgccaaccccttcagttggtatcagagccagtctttggctctgattatttggatttaaatttcgcgaaattcatgtatgcatgtgttatttgattgcgaagcatattcttggtgtttttgtttaattttatgcatgataaactcaagaactatcgaatcaaagaacttgaattgctcgaacgcaccacgtgcgatcgaggtagggatgtcgagacagtgggagccgagagccgtgatcacggggcgacgcgcagatgagtgggggctcgtgcgcgccgcctgCCGAGACCATACACACCAGACGGAACCCGGGTCGAGGTCGACGCGGCGGTGACTGGCGAGGAGTGGTGGTTcatccgagaaccaccgagacaccgtGAGACACCAGgccaaccctaggcggaaggctTCCCGAGACGAAGCTCCAGTCGTGGCCGAGACGGGTGCGCAATAAGGCTCGACGTGTGCCGAGACGAGAGGAGAATCCAGGCTCGGGAGGGACGAGACGGGCGATAGCAATTGGCCGAGAGCAGCTCCGCAGTCGTGCGCGTTGCTGGCCGAGAGTCgcggcacccgacgagccacGACACCGAGACGGACTTAGCGGCTGGCTGAAAGCTGAGGCGTCTGTGTGCGTCTCGCTGGCTGAGAGCTGCCGAGACACCGACGAGCCGGTGGTCTGgccaggcggccgagagcaTGTGCGCACTCgtgcgctgctggccgagac
This region includes:
- the LOC121744380 gene encoding golgin candidate 1-like isoform X1, whose protein sequence is MASWLKAAEDLFEVVDRKAKLAVGEKPDELPVAAKGSNGRGSQAKKARARAKKKLVSNEAPSAVDNEREQTIPETSQSPAEPDENIPSPLIENSESNPGVPTCRVDIDEHSKAHNDGSITETPVLETISSNEATSGSGDHDDTKKSTDIESRALNLNGESMMEEFVVNPVGNPLNDPIDAHVADGNPFSDFNRKLKSEELGSSKNIELSGSQTLHEDAPIKADTLSKDVDLTNEPDFKHKQHQEQETVESPVKVQEQIEEAQGLLKSAISTGQSKEARLARVCAGLSSRLQEYKSENAQLEELLTAERELTKSYEAHIKQLQKDLSTSKGEVSRAEANMVEALSAKNAEIEALVSSVDALKKKSALAEGNLTSLQESMESTMRTRELTETRMMQALREELSAAERRAEEERFAHNATKMAAREREGELEQRAIEASTALVKTQRAADDRASKAADLEQKVALLEVECASLNQELQDMEARVRHGQKKAPEDANQAIQVQAWQEEVERARQSQREAESKLSSMEAEVQKMRVEMAAIKRDAEHYSRQEHMELEKRYRELTDLLYYKQTQLETMSSEKAAAEFQLEKEVKRLQEAQLEAERNRVSRRASSSWEEDADMKTLEPLPLHHRQMAGESLQLQLQRAANILDTGAARATRFLWRYPKARIILLFYLVFVHLFLMYLLHRLQVQADNNTPNEVEESMRLFNRTSR
- the LOC121744380 gene encoding golgin candidate 1-like isoform X2, which codes for MASWLKAAEDLFEVVDRKAKLAVGEKPDELPVAAKGSNGRGSQAKKARARAKKKLVSNEAPSAVDNEREQTIPETSQSPAEPDENIPSPLIENSESNPGVPTCRVDIDEHSKAHNDGSITETPVLETISSNEATSGSGDHDDTKKSTDIESRALNLNGESMMEEFVVNPVGNPLNDPIDAHVADGNPFSDFNRKLKSEELGSSKNIELSGSQTLHEDAPIKADTLSKDVDLTNEPDFKHKQHQEQETVESPVKVQEQIEEAQGLLKSAISTGQSKEARLARVCAGLSSRLQEYKSENAQLEELLTAERELTKSYEAHIKQLQKDLSTSKGEVSRAEANMVEALSAKNAEIEALVSSVDALKKKSALAEGNLTSLQESMESTMRTRELTETRMMQALREELSAAERRAEEERFAHNATKMAAREREGELEQRAIEASTALVKTQRAADDRASKAADLEQKVALLEVECASLNQELQDMEARVRHGQKKAPEDANQAIQAWQEEVERARQSQREAESKLSSMEAEVQKMRVEMAAIKRDAEHYSRQEHMELEKRYRELTDLLYYKQTQLETMSSEKAAAEFQLEKEVKRLQEAQLEAERNRVSRRASSSWEEDADMKTLEPLPLHHRQMAGESLQLQLQRAANILDTGAARATRFLWRYPKARIILLFYLVFVHLFLMYLLHRLQVQADNNTPNEVEESMRLFNRTSR